The Anas platyrhynchos isolate ZD024472 breed Pekin duck chromosome 3, IASCAAS_PekinDuck_T2T, whole genome shotgun sequence genome includes a window with the following:
- the GPR75 gene encoding probable G-protein coupled receptor 75 — protein MNASGRLPAGGEEEPPGTALLPLGGNGSAAGGLREGTHTATLAACASLLALVFCLGSYGNLIVFLSFFDPALRKFRTNFDFMILNLSFCDLFICGVAAPMFAFVLFFDSARGAPGTFCFAFHLTSSGFIIMSLKTVAVIALHRLRMVLGKQPHRAASFPCTLLLTLLLWATSFTLATLATLKTRGSRLCLPMSSFASGEGKIILYLYVTDFICCVAVVSVSYVMIAQALRRNAQVRKCPPVVAMDTSRPQPFVGPRATGAEEGMQSALPALYRNQSSSKPQHIQAHGYTKHLGLPPAPATSRLQLVSAVNLSAAKDSRAVVTCIVIVLSVLVCCLPMGISLVQDMLSSSGSFVLYQFELCGFTLIFFKSGLNPFIYSRNSAGLRRRVLWCLQYLALVFFCCKQKTRLQAMGKGSLEVNRNKSSHHETNSAYMLSPKPQKKLVDQACGPSHSKESVLSPKASFGHQHYAQSSSTPMNTRIEPYYSIYNSSPSQEVSTPNSLQPVNSTFGFTKSYVAMHYHTTNDLVRDYDSASTKQIPVPSV, from the coding sequence ATGAACGCGTCGGGGCGGCTGCcggcggggggcgaggaggagcCCCCCGGCACCGCGCTGCTGCCGCTGGGCGGGAACGGCAGCGccgccggggggctgcgggagggcaCCCACACGGCCACCCTGGCGGCCTGCGCCTCGCTGCTGGCCCTCGTCTTCTGCCTGGGCTCCTACGGCAACCTCATCGTCTTCTTGTCCTTCTTCGACCCGGCCCTCAGGAAATTCAGGACCAACTTCGACTTCATGATCCTCAACCTCTCCTTCTGCGACCTCTTCATCTGTGGGGTGGCCGCCCCCATGTTTGCCTTCGTCCTCTTCTTCGACTCGGCGCGAGGCGCCCCGGGCACCTTCTGCTTCGCCTTCCACCTCACCAGCTCCGGCTTCATCATCATGTCGCTCAAGACGGTGGCGGTCATTGCCTTGCATCGGCTGCGCATGGTCCTGGGGAAGCAGCCGCACCGTGCCGCCTCCTTCCCCTGCACCCTGCTCctcaccctgctcctctgggccACCAGCTTCACCCTGGCCACCCTGGCCACCTTGAAAACCCGCGGCTCCCGCCTCTGCCTGCCCATGTCCAGCTTTGCCAGTGGGGAGGGGAAGATTATCCTCTACCTCTACGTCACCGACTTCATCTGCTGCGTGGCTGTGGTGTCCGTCTCCTACGTCATGATCGCCCAGGCCCTGCGGAGGAACGCCCAGGTGAGGAAGTGCCCGCCTGTGGTGGCCATGGACACCTCCAGACCCCAGCCCTTCGTGGGGCCCCGTGCCACCGGGGCTGAGGAAGGCATGCAGAGCGCCTTGCCTGCCTTGTACAGGAACCAGAGCTCCAGCAAGCCGCAACACATCCAGGCACACGGCTACACCAAGCACCTTGGCCTGCCGCCAGCCCCTGCCACCAGCCGACTCCAGCTCGTGTCAGCAGTCAACCTGTCCGCAGCCAAAGACTCTAGGGCAGTGGTGACGTGCATTGTCATTGTGCTTTCTGTCTTGGTGTGCTGCCTGCCCATGGGCATCTCTTTGGTGCAGGACATGCTGTCCAGCAGCGGGAGCTTTGTGCTCTACCAGTTTGAGCTATGTGGATTTAccctcatttttttcaaatctggATTAAATCCTTTTATATATTCCCGCAACAGCGCTGGACTTCGGAGACGAGTCCTCTGGTGCCTGCAGTACCTAGCCCTTGTCTTTTTCTGCTGCAAGCAGAAAACAAGGCTTCAAGCCATGGGCAAAGGCAGCCTGGAAGTCAATAGGAATAAGTCATCCCACCATGAGACCAATTCAGCGTACATGTtgtctccaaaaccccagaaaAAGCTTGTGGATCAAGCCTGTGGTCCCAGTCATTCCAAGGAAAGCGTGCTGAGTCCCAAGGCATCTTTTGGGCATCAGCACTATGCACAGAGCAGCTCAACCCCCATGAACACCCGAATCGAGCCCTATTACAGTATCTATAACAGCAGCCCTTCCCAGGAAGTGAGCACCCCAAATAGCTTACAGCCAGTGAACTCAACTTTTGGATTTACCAAATCCTATGTTGCCATGCATTATCACACCACCAATGATTTGGTGCGAGACTATGACAGTGCTTCGACCAAGCAGATACCGGTACCCTCGGTGTAA